The nucleotide sequence TGACGCCTTGATTAACCGATTAAGTCCAGACTCTTTCAATCCATACTCTTCGAGAAACATTACTTTTTCTTCAGGGTCTTCAAATTCCGCTATTTGTTCCTCCAGGCCAGCAGAAACAAGTATTAACTGAGCTTCCTCGTTTTTTATATTCTCCTCAAGCTTCTTACTCCACTCATTTCCAGAATTGATAGATTCTTCATCCACATTGGCAACATAAATAATTGGTTTATCTGTTAAAAGTTGTAATGGCTTTGCCCAAGCTCTATGCTCTTTATCCATTTCTAACGCCCGTGCATTTTTTCCACTCTCCAGATGGCTTTTGAACTCTATGAGTACTTCATGTTCTGCTTTGGCCTCTTTGTCTCCGGACTTAGCAATCTTCTCTACTCGTTGAATACGTTTATCAACAGACTCAAGATCTCTTAATTGAAGCTCAGTATCAATTACTTCCTTATCTTCAACCGGATCTACTTTACCTGATACATGAACAATATTATCATCATCAAAGCATCGGATTACGTGGACAATAGCATCTACTTCTCTAATATTTGCTAAGAATTGATTTCCTAGCCCTTCACCCTTGCTTGCTCCCTTTACCAACCCTGCTATATCCACAAATTCCATGACTGTGGGAAGCACTTTTTTTGGATTTACTAAGTCTGAAAGAATCTGCAGGCGCTCATCCGGCACAGTAATCACACCAACATTTGGCTCAATTGTACAGAAGGGGAAATTTGCTGCTTCAGCCTTTGCATTAGATAATGCATTGAAAAGTGTTGATTTACCCACATTTGGCAATCCGACAATACCACATTGTAATCCCATAGAAAGTATTTTTAAAATAAGTGAAAGCATCTAGTTGCTTTCGGCCGGCAAAATTAGCTTAATAAAATAAAAAAGCCTCCCGACTGAATGTCAGGAAGCCTCTCTCTTCATACTTAAAAAAGTTATCTTAAAATCAATCCCACTTTAAGTCTGAATCTGAATCAGACACATCAGCATTGGCTACTGCTTGCCTCTCCTCATTATCTCTATCAAATTGCGTGAAATCCACTTCCGGCATCAATTCGTCCTTCACGTGGTTTACTGTAGAATTAAGTGCGTCAACGAATTTGTTGAAGTCTTCTTTGTATAGAAAGATTTTGTGTTTTTCATAGAAAAATCCATCATCCTTCGGTTTTCGCTTGCTTTCAGTGATTGTTAGGTAATAATCATTCGACCGTGTCGCCTTCACATCAAAAAAGTACGTACGTTTTCCCGCTTTTACTCTCTCTGAATAGATCTCGTCTCTTCCTTTTTCGTTATTATCTTCCACTTGCTTAAATATTTGTGTTAGGTATTTAGTTTTTTGCTAAAATCGGGCTAAATATACGGCATTATCTTTTTTATCTGCAAAATCCATTGATGATTAGGCAATGATTACTCAAATATGACATCAAACATTTCAGAAATTAATCAATATGATAACCTTGGCTTAATAGCGAAACAGCTCGTTGATGGGTTCATAACAGGCCTTCATAAGTCTCCGTATCATGGATTTTCAGTAGAATTTGCAGAACACAAACTGTACAATTTCGGTGAGAGCACAAGGCATATTGATTGGAAAGTATTTTCGAGAACTGACCGTTTATACACTAAGCAGTATGAAGAAGAAACAAATCTTCGCTGTAGAATTCTAATTGATAATTCTGCATCAATGCACTACCCATCTCCTGGAAAAGATAAATTGAAGTTCTCCGTTTTTGCTGCCTCTGCCCTTGCTTACCTGCTTACCAAACAGAGAGATGTCGTAGGATTATCTGTTTTTTCAGAACACATTGAACAAGAAACAGACCTCAGAAGCACAAAGGCCCATCTAAACACAATCCTATCCAAGCTTTCAGAACTTCAGCAGACGAATCCTAGCTCTAAGACTGACATTACCTCTGTGTTTCACGAAATGGCAGATAAGATTCACAAAAGGTCTCTGGTTGTCATTTTTTCTGATATGTTTCAAAATTCAAATGAAGATGACCTACTCAATGCTCTTCAGCACCTGAAACACAACAAACATGAAGTGATTCTATTCCATGTATCTGATTACACAAGTGAATTAAACTTTGAATTTGATGATCGGCCATATCGCTTTATCGATCTTGAAACGAATGAGTCAATAAAGGTAAATCCTCACGAGGTGAAAGAAACCTACCGCAAGGAAATGACAAATTTCTATCAGAATCTAAAAATCAAATGTGGAATGATGAAAATCGATTTCGTTCCAGTCAATACAAATGATTCGTTTGATAAAATTCTGGGAGCTTACCTTATTAAACGTAAAAAGATGAGATAACGAAAAAAGCGACTCCCTGGGAGTCGCTTATCGCTTTACTAAAGACTTAGCTCAGCTACCTTAGTTACTTTTATAAACCCTCATCGTTACTTTTTCTTCAGAGTTAGACATCTCCATGAGATACATTCCTGCTTTTAGCGTAGAAAAATCCACTCGTCCGCTTACCCGCTTCATTTCTTTGGCAAGCTGACCATCTAATCCATACAATCTCAAGTCCACCAATTCACTCGAATCAATCACTAAATACTCTACAAAAGGATTTGGGTAAACTTTAACTGACTTTGATAATCCACGTTCGAATCCCAACACATCAACTAGCGACACTTCAAAAGAGACTGAAGAAGTAGTTGATTTAAAATTATCTCCACCTCCTTGAGAAACTGTAACTGTAACTGTTCCGCTTGATCCATCCAGCTCAATTGTAGCCCCAGAGATAGTAGCGGGACCATTTACAGCATAAGTTAAATTCAAATCAGAATCAACTGAGGCAATCACATCGAATTGAGCATCTATTGATTCCTTATCATCAATAGGATCAATAGCTATGATTTGATCCGCTTTATTTATTGTAAGCATTGCTCCAACATA is from Marinobacter alexandrii and encodes:
- the ychF gene encoding redox-regulated ATPase YchF, which translates into the protein MGLQCGIVGLPNVGKSTLFNALSNAKAEAANFPFCTIEPNVGVITVPDERLQILSDLVNPKKVLPTVMEFVDIAGLVKGASKGEGLGNQFLANIREVDAIVHVIRCFDDDNIVHVSGKVDPVEDKEVIDTELQLRDLESVDKRIQRVEKIAKSGDKEAKAEHEVLIEFKSHLESGKNARALEMDKEHRAWAKPLQLLTDKPIIYVANVDEESINSGNEWSKKLEENIKNEEAQLILVSAGLEEQIAEFEDPEEKVMFLEEYGLKESGLNRLIKASYTLLDLITYFTAGETEVRAWTIKKGWKAPQAAGVIHTDFEKGFIKAEVIKIPDYQEHKSEAGCREAGKLSIEGKDYIVKDGDVMHFRFNV
- a CDS encoding DUF3276 family protein, producing MEDNNEKGRDEIYSERVKAGKRTYFFDVKATRSNDYYLTITESKRKPKDDGFFYEKHKIFLYKEDFNKFVDALNSTVNHVKDELMPEVDFTQFDRDNEERQAVANADVSDSDSDLKWD
- a CDS encoding DUF58 domain-containing protein — encoded protein: MTSNISEINQYDNLGLIAKQLVDGFITGLHKSPYHGFSVEFAEHKLYNFGESTRHIDWKVFSRTDRLYTKQYEEETNLRCRILIDNSASMHYPSPGKDKLKFSVFAASALAYLLTKQRDVVGLSVFSEHIEQETDLRSTKAHLNTILSKLSELQQTNPSSKTDITSVFHEMADKIHKRSLVVIFSDMFQNSNEDDLLNALQHLKHNKHEVILFHVSDYTSELNFEFDDRPYRFIDLETNESIKVNPHEVKETYRKEMTNFYQNLKIKCGMMKIDFVPVNTNDSFDKILGAYLIKRKKMR